The genomic window cgcGTTGAGCTTCGACCCTTCActgccactcctcctctttttttcgttctgtgtgcgtgcgcgtgcgctaccgctctccctctttctccgttGTCACCCATTAACGACTCAAACTAAGTGACAGACTCCTGATCGTGCCGTCAACGACGTGGCCAGGGGTGCAGAGACGGTGAGTGAGCCGTATCAGCACATTTCACTTTTATCGTTCGTGTTCTCAGagccttctctttcctcttcggccaccgccctcctccccctttcccacctcagcagcacaTACCCGCAAAACATAAATTTAAAGCACTCcaacacacacccgcagccCATTCCGGGTTTTCCTTCCCTGCTCGACGccttcgctttttttctttttaaTTTTTTCATCGCCTCACCTACACTCAAGCACCCCCGCGCACGCCGCAGGGAAAAGCGATGTTGCGTCATCTGCGCATGGCTTCAGTCACAAAGAAGCTCCCCAGGTCGGAGGGACAGCTCTTTGGTATGATCCAGGAGTGGTGCCGTCCTCTCTATCGCTACCGCATACCGCATACCCCGACACCTCGTGACCGCGTGTGCACATGCGCCTACCCGCTCTACACCTTGCGTTCCTCTCGACGCTCTCCGTATGACGAGCCAACAATGTACGCGTCAGTGCACGAGACAATTTATGCGACCGGTGCTGACGCGCCATCCACCGGCGACACCCCCGCATCCTCTTGGACGTCGTCTGGTTGCCTCTCGCCTGTCTACACCTCGACCACGACCACCGCGACAGGCGGCGTAGCCACCTcatctttcctttcctcatTCCGAGGGCTGCCATCCCTGCGCGCCCGCTGGGCtgtgcggcgacgaggaTTACGTCAGGTTGCTGTTCCCCCGAccaccccagcagcagcacccccgCAATCGTCCGAAAGGTGTTATCGGTGCGACATATGCGACGGTCTGCAGGGCCGCGCAGAGGCGAGCAACAGCGCGCTGGCAACTTCTGGCAGTTCCGTTAGTGCTGGTATCAAAATGACAGCGCACCCAACCACAGCAACCACCACGTTGTCAGCTGAGTGGAatgaagaggacgaggctgGGGAGACTACTGGTGTCACGGCGGATTCGCCTGACAGCAGCCTGGACGAGCGCTACGGTTACACCATCTCCACCGACATCGCCAACACTGCCATGGAGGACGCCgacgtggcggagctgcgccacctggaCCCTTTCCATGTCGAGGTCTTTGGAAGACCGTTATCGTCAGCGCTCATAAAGCGAATCGTACGGGAAGTGCAGGCACAACTCACCCGATGCGGCCTGCGCAAGCGAGACGCCTCGCGGTACGCTGCTCAGGCAGCCCTCAACAGCGAGATGAGTCTCCAGACGTACAAACTGTGGGTGCGTCAAGAGTCGCATCGCATTCGTGAGAGACGGCTGCGGCTCACaacgcctgccgctgccattGAATCTCCTTCATCGAAGTCTCAGCTCACGGTTGCATCGTCCGCGGTGATAATCAAAGGCAAATTGGACACGCTCGACACCGCCTCCTACCTCGCCCGCTATGCAATTGCCGCCTACGGGTTGCCCTTTGAGCTTAACTACTTTTCTAGTCTGCGTGAGCTGGCGAAGCTCATGGCAGAGCCCCACCGGCGCTACGTCTGCGCCAACTCTGAGGAGCAACTGGAGTCAATGCGCCGCATGTTGCAGGGCGAGGAGCCAGATGCGCTGCTCGAGTGCGTGGCAAGTCGCTACTCGCTCCGCATAGGTCAAGCTTGCTGGTCCGTCTTTCTAGACCATGCTGCGCACCGTGTCGTGCTCACTTTCCGCGGCTCTCTGACACTGGCAGACATCGTGGTCGATGTGACAGAGGGCTACGCCAACGTTGTGCTGGAGCGCACCCCTTTGGAtggtgcggtggcggccaccGGCACAGACGCGTCGCAGCGACTGTGCACCGCAATCCCGCTTGGTTTTTACGAGTCGGTCGTCGAGGCGGGCGCTCAGCTCCTCCCTGTCCTGCGTACGATCCACACCCAGTACAGCGATTACGAGCTCTGCATCACTGGACATTCTCTGGGCGGCATCcaggcctctctctttcacctccTCTACTGTGGGCCGTGGCGTGCGACGCTGCACTCGTcaacgacgctgctgcgccgagcAAAAGCGCTCACGTGTCCCTCTTTGTTGCCTTCGGCcccaccttctccctctgcagcGATCTTGTCTGGCAACATCGAAACCACAAAGGCCAGCACTGCCGCGCACGTGCCCTTTACCAAAATAGTTACTTGCACGTTTGGCGCTGCCCCAGTCGTGGAGCGGCGCgtcgtgccgctgctgaatgCGTGGCTGCGCCAGGAGGAGCACCGATCTGGAAGTCGTCTTGTGACCTTTAGCAACGGCATGGACGTCATATGCAGGCTGCAGTTGCGGTCGCTTCAGGACGTCTTTGTGCGGCAGTACGCGCGGCCGACGGAGGAGAGCTTGTTTGCCGGCGACAAGGCTGCTGGTGATGACACCGGcgctgcgacggcagcgccggtgtCAGACAAGTCAGTGCCTCTCCTCGCGATTCCTGGGTTGCTGTACAACATGACGTCGGggacgcgccgccgccatctccttgCTGTTCCGCTCACTGCCACTGCAGTGCGAGAGCAGGTGATCCTTATTCCCGAAGCGGTCTTGCACCACTATCCCTCGCTCTACTTGCGCAGTCTTAACGACCTGCTGCGTCGGTATGGTGCTAAGTGGCAGTCTATGTACGAGGCCGCCGCGACAACGCCGACTgcaacggcaacagcagccgctgcagcagtgccgacAGACCACTCCTTACAGGGGAGCCAGGGCGAGTGAGgggtatgggtgtgtgtgggctgagagaagagggctCGCAGGGCCCAGCAGCACTCCGGCCCACGCCCTtacctcctttcttttcatAGCGTCtttgttgccgctgccgctgtgtgtgtgttgcatTTCCTACCTCTTCCTCTTaacattttttttctcttcattTGTATAGTCTCGCTTTCGCTCTTCATTTTTCAAGCTTTCCTCTCACACTCTCCTCGCTTCCACTCTTGATGTCGGGCCTTTAGCCATCACAACGAAGTAGCGCGAGTACCATAggaggcaggggaggggagggagtcgATAGTGAACTGCAAGCGTTAGACCGACccacatcctcctccccgATCCAGGACCCGAGCGTGTACCGGCAAGGGAATGTTGGGACGGTAGAAGCGAGAATGAGCAGCGAAAAAGGTGCCGTGTCATCACAGTTGCAAGCACTCGCCGCCCGCCCTCTTTGCTGTGCATCTTTCTAAGCTTTCTGGCGCGCCTTTTATGCTGCCCAGTTGGATGTATCTGCTGCTtactccttcccccttttcgtttcctcCGTTCTCGTTgaactccctctccccctctctcttgcgcgcACCCATGCTAAACCTCTGTTGATGCAGTGCACGGCGCTGTTTCGCTTCACATTAGTTCTCCCTTTGTCTCACTCTTTGCCACGCCATCTTGTGTGGGTGGATGCCGAGTGatccttcttttccccctacatgcaccagctgctccCGCCACTGCTCTCCTCTCAGTACACTTTGCCCTGCGGTCGCGTCTTGAACACGTGACTTGAcgtctttccttcctttacccggaggtgctgctcgtTGCGCTCATTCTCTCGTCTCTGAGTTGGCTGTTCTTGAAAAATTGCAGAAGTCCCTGTCGTCGTGACGGACAAGAGCCGCGCCAGTGCCTCGAACGAGCCCACCGTAGGCAGTAGTGGTAGTGGTAGCCCCTTCCCTACACTAGCTCAGCCTCCGCTATCGGGgtcgccgtcctcgtccaTAACGTGGCGCCAGTGTAGTTTTTCACGAGCGTGCCTTTTCAGATCCCTGGCGACAGCAGGTATGAGTGCACGGTACGGCAATGCTGGCTCTAGCGGGGTACTTGACACGCCGTCCGCTACCTGCCGCAGGCGAGAGGCGGacgcagcgacggctgccTGGTTCTACGAGCTtaggagggaggtggaggaagccGGGGACGCCGCGGTAAATCGTTCTCGAGCGCCACTGTTTGAGAAGGCCCACCGCCCGCACGTGTTTACCGCAGAGGAGCGACGGCGCATGGATTGCTATGAGAGCATTGATTACGCCGAGGGTCAATCCCTCGTTCACCGCGTCAGTACTACTCGCCAAAGTCGGACGGACACGCAAGGGAGGCTGCGTCTGGCGATGTTTATCTTGATCGGCCTCGCCGTTGGCGGCTGgtctcttctgctgcttcagaCACTAGACTACCTTGCGGAGGTGAAGCTGAATGCGGTGCAGGGggtggtgcgcagccgcaacagcacTTATTCGCTGTTTAACGAGTCTAGCTTCTACAtgtcgtcgctgcggagCTCTGGAAACAAGagcggtgacgacgacagcaCTGCGATAGTGCTGCGCACGATATCGTggtcagcgctgctgcgcggatGGATGCTGTACACGATGTGGGGCATGCTGATGGCGCTTCTGtcgtctctctgctgccttgTCATGCCGAGCGCCGCTGGCAGCGGTATCCCAGATGTTATGGCGTACCTCAACGGCGTCATGTTCCCGCGCATCTTCAACGTTCGGAATCTGGTGATCAAGTCGCTCTCGTGCATCCTCGCAGTGAGTGCCGGTTTGCCAGTGGGAATAGAGGGGCCTATGATTCACATGGGGTCGCTTATTGGAGCCGGTCTCCCCACCGGCCGCAGCCGCTCTctgaggtgcagcgccacTTCCTTCTTTGATCAATTTCGAAATCCGCGCGATGGGCGTGACTTCAtctccgccggcgccgcttgTGGCTTGACGAGCGCCTTTTCGAGCCCTCTGGGCGGGATGTTGTTTGTcatggaggagatggcgacTCATTTCTCTGTACGTTTGGCGTGGCTCGTGTTTCTCTCCTGTCTCTCGTGCATGTGGATCATTCAGTCGTGCAACTCCTTTCTCTCCGGCTGGCATTTCCTCGATCGATCCGCCATGGCATTCGGTAACCTGCGTGAGGCCTCCATCGCGATGTTCTACATCGACACCGTGCCAGAGAACACGGTCCCCTTGTACACGTACACGTTCATTCCTacggtgacggtggcggtgttgTCTGGCCTCTTGGCAGTGGCTTACACGATCAGCAGCATCTGCTTCTCCCGGTGGCGCTCGCGCTACCTCTTCCCCACAGCGCTGTACCGCGTGCTGGAGCCGTGCGTATTCGCATCTCTCTTTGCCACAGCCTGCTACGTGTTGCCCCTCTTCACACCATGCGTGCCGACCCCACAGCCGACgcgcgagaagaaagaggccCTACACGTGGAGCTGTTCACCGCGTTCTGCGCGCAGCCGGAAACAACCCATCACCCGCTCGCCACCCTCACCATGACTAGCCCTTACAacctgctgcgcctcttgtTCTCGCGCCACTCCGCGGGGCTCTTTCCTGCTTGGTCGCTTCTCCTGCATCTCTCGATTTACATGGTTGGTTCCAGCTACGCTGGTGGCATGTTCATCTCCTGCGGCACCGTAATCCCGTCGCTGCTCATCGGTGCTGTCGAGGGGCGCCTTATCGGGGTTCTCTTTCAGCGCCCGGTGTGGGCGGACGAGGGCGTGGTTGCCCTTATCGGGGCTGCCGCATACTTTGCCGGCATCTCCCGCCTTACCTTCGCccttgtcgtcgtcgtgatGGAGTTGACGGCGGATGTGTCGCACATTACGTGTCTCATGCTCGGTATCCTGCTCGCCAAGGGCATCGCGGACAAGTGCTGCCATTCCTTTTACCATGCCTCGTTGGAGGTGAAGGCTGTCCCCTTCCTTGAGGCCCAGGCGAGCATGCACCTACTTGACACATACACTGCCCGCGACATCATGACGACCCCGGTTAAAGTGCTGGAGACGATGGACACGGTTCTGCACGTGCTCGAGGCGCTGACCATGACACGGCACAATGCCTTTCCTGTCGTGCGAGTCGGTGAGGCGGACCAAACCTACGAGGGCATGATTACGCGCGCACAGCTTCATCTGCTACTCTGGGTCGTGTATCTGCGCCAGATAGATGATGTCGCAGAGGTACTCGTCGACAATGAAGGTAATGCCAGTGACGAGGCAGACAGCGTTGACGGCGCAACCGATGCGCGGAGCGGGACGGCATCGGAGCAGGCCAGTTCTGAGAGCCTCATTCAATCCCACGTCACAGCAGCTGACCTGAAACGTGTGCACGAGTTTGTTTTCTGGAACCGCCTGCCGAGCATTCCCATGATGGAGTACCTGCCACTGTCTACCATTCGCTCGTACATAGACCTTCGTCCGTACGtggacagcagcgcaccgtaCGTGCAGCAAGGCGTTTGCGTCTCCAGGGCGTACTACACCTTTCGCCACTTGGGACTCCGCCACCTGCCGGTGCTTGATCGAAGACAGCGGGTGGCTGGGATACTCACCAGGGTGAGCTTTGTGGGCGACCGACTCATGGAGAAGGTTGGTGCACGAGCCGCTGGCGACTTTGTGGACATCGAGTGGAGAAGGTGATCATGGCAACGAGCGgaccgaggagcagcagtagcagtgcCACGGTTCCCTTAAGTGTCGTGGTCGTTCCCAtccactcccccccttgcatctcctgcgctgctgttcagAAGATAAAAATGTTTACTGACatcttttctcttgtgtgctgctgctgttgctgcctgTATGCGTTATCGCCTATTCCCTCATGAAGTCCATGTGACGGCGCCAATACCTCCACGCCCTGAGGCTTGTAGGCAGGGTTTGTGCGCTGAGCAATACCGGCCTGGTACGCTGAGTGGAAGAACAGAGTCgaagagcgggagagggaggggggaggggggagaagactGTATGGAGTCACCTGTGGGGAGGGAAATGGGGGTGGGGTATTGAAAGCAGCGGAGCAAGTAAactcccacccctctcccacccccaaTGGCAGACCCCTGATACCGGTACCCCTCACGACTTCGTGTCTCTTCTTATTACCATTGTGTGGGCTTGCGTGCGCGGTTGTGGTGCGCGCCCTACGCAGTGGGCTCGCCGCTGAGCCTCCTCCTTATCCGCATCTCTAACTTGCTTTTTTTCTGATGTGCACacttttgctcttcttccacccccctccgctcctccttcactctcttcccACCGTCTATGCTGACTGTGATGTTTTCCTCGTCTCCGTCTTCGCCCTCGTCTTGTGTAGCAGTGAGATGACCACAAAGCCACCGAGCGCACAAAACACGCGTGAGGACGAAAGACCTCCTTCACTGACGTTGTGAAGGGGTTAGACACGCAGTGACATAGTTGCTCCCTTTCTTGTCCTGCTTTTCCCCAACCTGACGGCGATGCTACGCGCCTGTGGTATCACCGCATTTCTCACGCCCTTGCCTCCCCTTACACTTTCGTCGACACCGTGCTCGGATGGCGCTCGGCTGAGTGCTGAGGCGACAGACCTCGTCACGACACCGGTAGGGTGCGCCGCCGGTGATCTCAAGAACGTACCAGAAGActttgtggtggtggaggtggatcCGACAGGGCAGCGCACCGATGCAGAGGACTACAACTTTTTATCTGTGAGCCCATCAAGTCCACGATCCTGCGGTGCTGATGACCCGGTCGATAGGGGAGCCAAAGAGAACACCTTTTCCAGAGAGGAAGCTGCTCTCAGGTTACTACCACCCGTGTTGTCTCCGCAAGTCAAGCAGCCGGGGACAGGCTCGCGCTCTATGCAGGCACTGCGAGACATGCTGACCGAACGCACCCCAGAACTGCAGCGCTACTTCGGGACTGTCGCCGAGATGGAGACGCGTGTGTCATCTGCCTTCACTCAAACGACACTCTCCCTGCTTCTTCGAGACattcgcgccgctgctcaggGCAGCTCAACAGTGCAACACGATGCGGGGTCGACTACATCTTGTGCTGTAGCGGCGAGTCTGCCGTGGTGGAGAACGCCTGCGCTAACGCTCGGCCACTTcgcagagaagcgagaaCGGCAGCTGGTGCACTTAATGGTGCGCTGGCGCTTTCCACACCTCCGCTCCTGCGCCGacgcaccgtcgccgccgtgtGCCACGGACGCTCTCTTGTCAGGAGGTAATAACGCCTCTGTGATTTCGTGCTCCGTGGACTTGCATTATGTATTGTTTTGCGCAACGCTTGGGAATGACGCAGGGCTGTGCATAGCAAGATGGTCAGTGGAAGCGCAGACAGCCCGCCAGGCGGGGAGCTTGAGTGACGAGATCCGCGCAGAGCTGCGTGAGTTCTTTAGCAAGGATGACAGTGAAGCTTGGTCTCCTTCTAGAGCGCGCATGAGTGCTGCAGCGAAGGGGGtctgctgcacctctttcGATTCCCTGGCTGAAGCTATGCGACGGCAGCCACCGCATGAGGCAGTAatgagcgccgccgcggagtCGATACCGCTGGTTTCTAACAAGGATGTTCGGCGCCAGGTGCACGAGCTGCTTCGCCGCTTCTACCCGTTTGTGAGTTGCTACGTACGCGAGGGACGTGTGACCCTGCGCTATCGCACCCCACCAGAcgatagcagcagcagcagcggcagagacaAGAAGCTGACGAACAGTTCAACTGCGCGTCCAGTGAGCAGCACTGGCCCTGGTGGTGGGGCTCGGCGCACCCGTGCCGAAATGGAGGACAACTCAGAAGACGCGTTGTCCTTGCTGGCTGCACCGGTGCTCCTTAGCGCCACTCCGGCATACGTACACATCGTTGTAAGGAAGCGGAACTTGGACACAGCGGAGATGCGCCAGTTGCTGGCCGAGTACTTCGCCGTGAAGGACGGCTTCGTCTGCGTTGCAGGCATGAAGGATAAAAAGGCGGTGTCGGTGCAGAGGTGCTCTGTCCCTGTGGTCACCACAGGCGAGGCGCAGCGTCGCATACGTGCGCTCCTGACGAGCACGGCAGCTTTCCAACCCGTCACGCTGCGCTGGCCGGCAGACCCGCAGCAAAGCTATGCCGTGCTCCTTCGTGCGAGTGCCTCTAGCGCACCAGTGCATCTCGGGCAGCTCTCTGGAAACTGGTTCTCGCTGCGCGTTCGAAACGTGCGCTGGGCCGGCGAAGCAGATCTGAAGAGAtgggcagcgccaccacagaCGACCACACTTGAacacacgccgccgccgcccttcgagaacgcgcagcagagacgGGAGCTCCGAGCAGCCCTTCAGCATCGCTTCGCGAGGTGCGCAGAGGTGGGCTTCATCAACTACTTTGGTCAACAGCGCTTTAGTGAGACGATCGAGCGCGTTGATGATCACACCGGCGTTCACCTCTTCGCCGGCAGGTGGGTAGTAGCAGTCCGAAGTCTGTATCGTGCGTGCCTCGATGTTTACAATGCATTCCCTGACAAGATGGAGGCGCGCTTCGTGTCAGGCAACTCGCGCGATGCGCAGGTCATGACGCACGCTCTACGGCAAGCCTATCGCATGTACTTCTCCGAGTATCCGCTCAGCAGTGCTGATGTTCAGAAGGAGAGTGATGTGTGGACGCGTCTCTGCGAGAAGGCCATCACGGAGGGCGTGCCATTCTACCTCAGAGCCCTGTGGGTGCACGCAGGACAGAGTGTTTTCTTCAACCTCGTTGCCTCCTATGTGGTCTCCAGGGGCATGgcaagtgcagcagcagcatcccgCCAGAACGACTGCGGTGACCATCAGGCCGCTACCTCAGCGGCCTGCACAAACCCTGGCAGCAGCCCATCCGAGCGAGCATTCGCGCCGCTCTCACTTGACGTCCTTGCGagcgtgcagctgccgcttgGCGGCTACTACGTGGATCGAGTCGTGGCGGACAGCACTCACCTCAGCGACTCCTCGTCGGCCGTTTTATGGACGCAGTGGAAAGATGCAGCCATCCAGCACACCTTACAGGAGCTTCGATGGACCTTGGCGCAAGCGtttgagcagcgccgcgtggcTGGGGTGCCGGTGCCTGGTTCGTGGCGCGCACTAGTTGCACGTCCTACTGATGCTTCTCTGGACTGGGAAGCAGAAGCGAGCGCCGAGGCGCAGCAAGGCGTCTGCCTCGATTGTGGCGCGGGCGAAGTGTACCACTCCGTGATGCGGCTTTCCTTTGTATTGCCCTCGTCATGCTACGCCACCGTCTTCCTGCGAGAGGTGCTGGGGTGCGACAAGTGGTGGTAATCACCTGCATCCTGGCTTCTACCAACGCGACAGGGAAGAACACATGAAGGCACAAAGTGGGTCGAGGGGCACATGCACGGGTCTACGAAGAACGTTGAAGGGGATCGTCACTACTTTTCTGTAAACCCTATCCGCCATCCACGCATGGGCACACTACTTTGGTGCTGGAAGGCGTGTGCTGATCTTCAGTGATGTGCAtcgctctcgctttccttctcctcctttctcttgaactttgctctctccaccACGCTTCCTGCTGTCGTTCCAGGATCTGGTGTCAGCACTGCCGGCGTTGCTGGGGTGGATATGTGGCTGAGCCGCGGATGGAGTGAGTGGTTGAGGGAAAGTGCCGTGGTGCCATCCTGCAACGACATACCCCCTCTACGGCGCTTTGCTGACTGTTCTACTGTTTTTTTACCTCATTCGCTTAACCTTTTCATTTCTCCTGTCCATCCCCGCCCccgacagacagacacacgtaCATCGACGTAGATTAAACTCTTCCCGGTACCGCACAGAGGACTGAGTCCTCCTGTGCAGTTAATCCCCCTTTGCCTCGCTTTCTTCTGTCATTAGACACTGCGATCTGCTCCGCccccttcgcctccccccttgtcATTGAAGCAGCATGGACACTGCTTGCCTCggttgttgttctcttcttcatcttGATCGATTTGCGAGAGGGACAAAGTTGCCTGCGCTTGGCACACCGAGTCAGTGGCCCAGCCATTttgaggaaggggggagttGAGCCCATtcgtggcgtgtgtgcgccgtTGCCGAATCACGTCTGAAGGGCAAGGGCGTTTTGCCAAGAATTAATTATACGCGTCAAAACCTCCTTGTGCGCGTGCCAGGTGTGCATCGCTTCTCTTATCGACGCCTGTTTTGGTGCCTTTGAGGTGTGCACATCGGCTTGAATTGTTTTCCTTTGGTGTgcgttttccctttccttcttctccgcttgTACGCACCAACACAGATGAGCCGGGAGAAAGGGTGAGCAGGTGATTTGCTccgcactctcctcctcttgcacAACATCATTGAGCAGCTCcacgcccccttcccccctacacacacacccacaccggTGCATTTCTGTTGCCCTCTACTCTCCattcgcctccctctctcctcttttccctctcgaCGCACCCCGTGAGGTAGCGCAGACGTGCAGGATGGATGTAGGACGCGAGGGCCACTCGGGCCTTTATACCATGCACTTCTCCACAGTGTTCccagtggagaaggcgtcACAGGAGAAggcaagcagcaccgcgacgAACTTGTCCTTCTCATCCTCGCCACCGGTACCGGCGTCCTCCGAGGAGGTCAAGCCTAGCGCGAGCGGCACCCCGggctgctctctctcccagtTCAGCCAATGGCACATGCTGATCCGCGTGGACGTGGAGAACGAAATGTTCTTTGTGAAAGGTGACGCCAAGGTGTTCTCGCCAACGCCTTCGCTGACCAGCGGGATGGCGCGCGGCATCAACCGCGAtggcacacccacgcagagCTCGACGTCGCCGGACGGCATCCCGATTGTGCCTGTGCATCAGAAGGATCGGCGGTGCAGTGTTTCTATTGGGAGCTACTATCGTCAAGTCGAGGGCCTCGAGGCTGCAGGGACAGCACCGTCGTCATCCATGCTCGGTTTGGAGGTGCGGATGCCACGACTGGAGGCGGCTGTGTTGGGGATCGCGAGGCCGGAGATGCTGACGGACGTCGTGCTGAACTGCTCAGGACACAAGTCCTGCGGGTGGTACATGGGCGCAGTAACGGTGACGGCGGAAGGGAAGGCGGTAGTGACGCCGCAGACGATTCGGTTCCTACTGAAGCCCTTCTACGGTCACCGATGC from Leishmania panamensis strain MHOM/PA/94/PSC-1 chromosome 32 sequence includes these protein-coding regions:
- a CDS encoding lipase, putative (TriTrypDB/GeneDB-style sysID: LpmP.32.3540), whose product is MLRHLRMASVTKKLPRSEGQLFGMIQEWCRPLYRYRIPHTPTPRDRVCTCAYPLYTLRSSRRSPYDEPTMYASVHETIYATGADAPSTGDTPASSWTSSGCLSPVYTSTTTTATGGVATSSFLSSFRGLPSLRARWAVRRRGLRQVAVPPTTPAAAPPQSSERCYRCDICDGLQGRAEASNSALATSGSSVSAGIKMTAHPTTATTTLSAEWNEEDEAGETTGVTADSPDSSLDERYGYTISTDIANTAMEDADVAELRHLDPFHVEVFGRPLSSALIKRIVREVQAQLTRCGLRKRDASRYAAQAALNSEMSLQTYKLWVRQESHRIRERRLRLTTPAAAIESPSSKSQLTVASSAVIIKGKLDTLDTASYLARYAIAAYGLPFELNYFSSLRELAKLMAEPHRRYVCANSEEQLESMRRMLQGEEPDALLECVASRYSLRIGQACWSVFLDHAAHRVVLTFRGSLTLADIVVDVTEGYANVVLERTPLDGAVAATGTDASQRLCTAIPLGFYESVVEAGAQLLPVLRTIHTQYSDYELCITGHSLGGIQASLFHLLYCGPWRATLHSSTTLLRRAKALTCPSLLPSAPPSPSAAILSGNIETTKASTAAHVPFTKIVTCTFGAAPVVERRVVPLLNAWLRQEEHRSGSRLVTFSNGMDVICRLQLRSLQDVFVRQYARPTEESLFAGDKAAGDDTGAATAAPVSDKSVPLLAIPGLLYNMTSGTRRRHLLAVPLTATAVREQVILIPEAVLHHYPSLYLRSLNDLLRRYGAKWQSMYEAAATTPTATATAAAAAVPTDHSLQGSQGE
- a CDS encoding chloride channel protein, putative (TriTrypDB/GeneDB-style sysID: LpmP.32.3550), with the protein product MSARYGNAGSSGVLDTPSATCRRREADAATAAWFYELRREVEEAGDAAVNRSRAPLFEKAHRPHVFTAEERRRMDCYESIDYAEGQSLVHRVSTTRQSRTDTQGRLRLAMFILIGLAVGGWSLLLLQTLDYLAEVKLNAVQGVVRSRNSTYSLFNESSFYMSSLRSSGNKSGDDDSTAIVLRTISWSALLRGWMLYTMWGMLMALLSSLCCLVMPSAAGSGIPDVMAYLNGVMFPRIFNVRNLVIKSLSCILAVSAGLPVGIEGPMIHMGSLIGAGLPTGRSRSLRCSATSFFDQFRNPRDGRDFISAGAACGLTSAFSSPLGGMLFVMEEMATHFSVRLAWLVFLSCLSCMWIIQSCNSFLSGWHFLDRSAMAFGNLREASIAMFYIDTVPENTVPLYTYTFIPTVTVAVLSGLLAVAYTISSICFSRWRSRYLFPTALYRVLEPCVFASLFATACYVLPLFTPCVPTPQPTREKKEALHVELFTAFCAQPETTHHPLATLTMTSPYNLLRLLFSRHSAGLFPAWSLLLHLSIYMVGSSYAGGMFISCGTVIPSLLIGAVEGRLIGVLFQRPVWADEGVVALIGAAAYFAGISRLTFALVVVVMELTADVSHITCLMLGILLAKGIADKCCHSFYHASLEVKAVPFLEAQASMHLLDTYTARDIMTTPVKVLETMDTVLHVLEALTMTRHNAFPVVRVGEADQTYEGMITRAQLHLLLWVVYLRQIDDVAEVLVDNEGNASDEADSVDGATDARSGTASEQASSESLIQSHVTAADLKRVHEFVFWNRLPSIPMMEYLPLSTIRSYIDLRPYVDSSAPYVQQGVCVSRAYYTFRHLGLRHLPVLDRRQRVAGILTRVSFVGDRLMEKVGARAAGDFVDIEWRR
- a CDS encoding pseudouridine synthase, putative (TriTrypDB/GeneDB-style sysID: LpmP.32.3560) yields the protein MLRACGITAFLTPLPPLTLSSTPCSDGARLSAEATDLVTTPVGCAAGDLKNVPEDFVVVEVDPTGQRTDAEDYNFLSVSPSSPRSCGADDPVDRGAKENTFSREEAALRLLPPVLSPQVKQPGTGSRSMQALRDMLTERTPELQRYFGTVAEMETRVSSAFTQTTLSLLLRDIRAAAQGSSTVQHDAGSTTSCAVAASLPWWRTPALTLGHFAEKRERQLVHLMVRWRFPHLRSCADAPSPPCATDALLSGGNNASVISCSVDLHYVLFCATLGNDAGLCIARWSVEAQTARQAGSLSDEIRAELREFFSKDDSEAWSPSRARMSAAAKGVCCTSFDSLAEAMRRQPPHEAVMSAAAESIPLVSNKDVRRQVHELLRRFYPFVSCYVREGRVTLRYRTPPDDSSSSSGRDKKLTNSSTARPVSSTGPGGGARRTRAEMEDNSEDALSLLAAPVLLSATPAYVHIVVRKRNLDTAEMRQLLAEYFAVKDGFVCVAGMKDKKAVSVQRCSVPVVTTGEAQRRIRALLTSTAAFQPVTLRWPADPQQSYAVLLRASASSAPVHLGQLSGNWFSLRVRNVRWAGEADLKRWAAPPQTTTLEHTPPPPFENAQQRRELRAALQHRFARCAEVGFINYFGQQRFSETIERVDDHTGVHLFAGRWVVAVRSLYRACLDVYNAFPDKMEARFVSGNSRDAQVMTHALRQAYRMYFSEYPLSSADVQKESDVWTRLCEKAITEGVPFYLRALWVHAGQSVFFNLVASYVVSRGMASAAAASRQNDCGDHQAATSAACTNPGSSPSERAFAPLSLDVLASVQLPLGGYYVDRVVADSTHLSDSSSAVLWTQWKDAAIQHTLQELRWTLAQAFEQRRVAGVPVPGSWRALVARPTDASLDWEAEASAEAQQGVCLDCGAGEVYHSVMRLSFVLPSSCYATVFLREVLGCDKWW